In Micromonospora sp. NBC_01813, the following are encoded in one genomic region:
- the alc gene encoding allantoicase, which translates to MTSSRAVTPLPDLPDDFDPTWLPDLASRALGGGVVGANDEFFAAADNLLNPYPPGYAPSTFGAKGQVYDGWETRRRRQPGSDHVIVRLGAPGVVRAVLIDTAYFTGNYPPYAAVDGCDLAGYPGPAELAAAQWTPLTPRTALAGDAQVVVAVDAPARQTHVRLTIFPDGGVARLRVYGEPVPDPTMLTEVLDLAAVEHGARVEACSDRFYGSPQQMLLPGPARTMGEGWETARRRDDGNDWVQVRLCASGVIEFVELDTSHFKGNAPAAARLRGVDASVADSADPAGWSDLLSTTALQPDTRHRFRLDRPRPATHVRLDIFPDGGMARLRCYGRLTATGAADLARRHHT; encoded by the coding sequence ATGACAAGTAGCCGTGCCGTCACGCCGCTGCCCGACCTGCCGGACGACTTCGATCCCACCTGGCTGCCCGATCTTGCGTCCCGGGCACTCGGCGGGGGAGTGGTCGGCGCCAACGACGAGTTCTTCGCCGCCGCCGACAACCTGCTCAACCCGTACCCGCCGGGCTACGCCCCCAGCACCTTCGGTGCGAAGGGCCAGGTCTACGACGGCTGGGAGACCCGGCGGCGGCGCCAACCCGGATCGGACCATGTCATCGTCCGTCTCGGCGCACCCGGCGTGGTCCGCGCGGTCCTGATCGACACCGCGTACTTCACCGGGAACTACCCGCCGTACGCGGCGGTCGACGGGTGTGATCTCGCCGGCTACCCGGGGCCGGCGGAGCTCGCCGCCGCGCAGTGGACACCTCTGACGCCGCGTACGGCGTTGGCCGGCGACGCCCAGGTCGTCGTTGCGGTCGACGCGCCGGCGCGGCAGACCCACGTACGGCTGACGATTTTCCCCGACGGTGGGGTGGCGCGGCTGCGGGTGTACGGCGAGCCGGTGCCGGATCCGACGATGCTCACCGAGGTGCTGGATCTCGCCGCCGTCGAGCACGGCGCCCGGGTCGAGGCGTGCAGCGACCGGTTCTACGGGTCCCCGCAGCAGATGCTGTTGCCCGGTCCGGCGCGCACGATGGGCGAGGGTTGGGAGACGGCGCGGCGGCGTGACGACGGCAACGACTGGGTGCAGGTGCGGCTGTGCGCGTCCGGCGTGATCGAGTTCGTCGAGTTGGACACCAGCCACTTCAAGGGCAACGCTCCGGCGGCGGCCCGGCTCCGGGGCGTGGACGCGTCGGTCGCCGACTCGGCCGACCCGGCCGGCTGGTCGGACCTGTTGTCGACGACTGCCCTGCAGCCGGACACCCGCCATCGGTTCCGACTGGATCGGCCCCGGCCGGCGACCCACGTGCGGCTGGACATCTTCCCGGACGGCGGGATGGCCCGGCTGCGGTGCTACGGCCGGCTCACCGCCACCGGGGCAGCCGATCTCGCCCGCCGCCACCACACCTAG
- the eccD gene encoding type VII secretion integral membrane protein EccD — protein MADVDTLCRLTVQVPAGRIELAVPTDVEVAQLLPTVVRLGGADLAEAGLPHGGWVLQHLDGTRLDGEQTLRDAGVLDGAHLHLRPYYAEIPTVHFDDMVDGVVTTMTDRVDTWRPEWTRALLLTWAGVALGGLLAMLAGTGPAGSIALLVIGVVLLGAAGGLARSSVTPAAAALLAAAGTAAAAAGVTWFAPDPAGAVLLAGLTVVAASLVAIGAVGGRTAPVFTAACLGGTLAAVGGIALLAGTAAAGGAAIVAVTTVVTNSLLPATAFRLAGLRMPMLPTHAGQLAEDIDPLPDTGVRDRVARADVFLNWLYLAAGLVEGVCLVVLAGSRDWWTFALTVVLTLRLLLHALVLRARWQRLAAAVPGSVGVALLLLHLLERSGPAGHLVVAGVVVAGIAGLVAAAHYVPGRRFVPYWGRAADIAHTIAAAVAVPLMLQVLGVYGFIRGFMG, from the coding sequence GTGGCAGACGTCGACACCCTGTGCCGGCTGACCGTACAGGTGCCCGCCGGGCGGATCGAGCTCGCGGTGCCGACCGATGTCGAGGTCGCGCAACTGCTGCCGACCGTCGTCCGACTCGGCGGCGCTGACCTCGCCGAAGCCGGGCTGCCGCACGGCGGCTGGGTGCTGCAACACCTCGACGGAACCCGTCTCGACGGCGAGCAGACCCTGCGCGACGCCGGTGTCCTCGACGGGGCACATCTGCACCTGCGGCCCTACTACGCCGAGATCCCGACGGTGCATTTCGACGACATGGTCGACGGCGTGGTCACCACGATGACCGACCGTGTCGACACCTGGCGACCGGAGTGGACCAGAGCGCTACTGCTGACCTGGGCCGGTGTCGCACTCGGTGGGCTGCTGGCGATGCTCGCCGGCACCGGACCAGCCGGCAGCATCGCGTTGCTGGTCATCGGCGTGGTGCTGCTGGGCGCGGCAGGCGGCCTGGCCCGCTCGTCGGTGACCCCGGCGGCCGCCGCGTTGCTGGCGGCAGCCGGCACCGCCGCCGCGGCCGCCGGGGTCACCTGGTTCGCCCCGGACCCGGCCGGCGCGGTGCTGCTGGCCGGATTGACCGTGGTGGCGGCCAGCCTGGTGGCGATCGGAGCGGTCGGCGGCCGGACCGCGCCGGTGTTCACCGCCGCCTGCCTGGGCGGGACGCTGGCCGCCGTGGGCGGAATCGCACTGCTGGCCGGCACGGCGGCGGCCGGTGGCGCAGCGATCGTGGCGGTGACCACCGTGGTCACCAACTCGCTGCTGCCGGCGACGGCGTTCCGGTTGGCGGGGCTACGGATGCCGATGCTGCCTACCCACGCCGGCCAGTTGGCCGAGGACATCGACCCGTTGCCGGACACCGGTGTCCGCGACCGGGTCGCCCGCGCTGACGTGTTCCTCAACTGGCTCTACCTCGCGGCGGGTCTGGTCGAGGGCGTCTGCCTGGTGGTGCTCGCCGGCAGCCGGGACTGGTGGACGTTCGCGCTGACCGTGGTGCTGACGCTGCGGCTGCTGCTGCACGCTCTGGTGCTGCGGGCGCGCTGGCAGCGACTCGCCGCAGCCGTGCCGGGCAGCGTCGGTGTGGCGCTGCTGCTGCTGCACCTGCTGGAGCGGTCCGGACCGGCCGGACACCTGGTCGTCGCCGGTGTGGTGGTCGCCGGCATCGCCGGGTTGGTCGCCGCGGCCCACTATGTGCCGGGGCGCCGGTTCGTGCCGTACTGGGGCCGGGCCGCGGACATCGCGCACACCATCGCTGCGGCGGTGGCAGTGCCGCTGATGCTGCAGGTTCTCGGGGTGTACGGGTTCATCCGCGGGTTCATGGGATAG
- a CDS encoding glycosyltransferase family 2 protein, whose product MRLSIVVPCFNEERSIAQLHSAVAAALASSPEVEVEYVYVDDGSSDDTLATLRRLAATDSAVRYVALSRNFGKESAMLAGLDQTTGDAVIVMDADLQHPPRLLPDMVALFRQGYDQVIACRDRRGDRFVRTVASRTFYRLMNRWVDVRLLDGAGDFRLLSRRAVDALRAMPEYNRFSKGLYSWIGFHTVVFAYPNEARAGGGSRWSLRSLLNYAFDGLLSFNNRPLRSAIYAGMGLTFIAVAYAAWVVAAALIRGIDAPGYTTIIVSVIGLGGIQMMILGVIGEYIGRIYYETKRRPHYLVMDASPPSDAARPAPAAAANDAEPGPTRPGGPPSQRRPPPTP is encoded by the coding sequence CTGCGGCTGTCCATCGTCGTCCCCTGCTTCAACGAGGAGAGGTCGATCGCCCAGCTGCACTCGGCGGTCGCGGCCGCGCTCGCCTCGTCCCCCGAGGTCGAGGTCGAGTACGTCTACGTCGACGACGGCAGCTCCGACGACACCCTGGCAACGCTGCGGCGGCTGGCCGCGACCGACAGTGCCGTCCGGTACGTCGCCCTCAGCCGCAACTTCGGCAAGGAATCGGCGATGCTCGCCGGCCTGGACCAGACCACCGGCGACGCGGTCATCGTGATGGATGCCGACCTGCAGCACCCACCCCGGCTGCTGCCCGACATGGTCGCCCTGTTCCGGCAGGGGTACGACCAGGTGATCGCCTGCCGGGATCGACGCGGTGACCGGTTCGTCCGCACCGTCGCATCCCGGACGTTCTACCGGTTGATGAACCGGTGGGTGGACGTGCGGCTGCTCGACGGAGCCGGCGACTTCCGGCTGCTCTCCCGCCGGGCGGTGGACGCGCTGCGGGCAATGCCGGAGTACAACCGGTTCTCCAAGGGCCTGTACTCATGGATCGGCTTCCACACCGTCGTCTTCGCCTACCCCAACGAGGCCCGGGCCGGCGGCGGTAGCCGCTGGAGCCTGCGGTCCCTGCTGAACTACGCCTTCGACGGTCTGCTGTCGTTCAACAACCGGCCGTTGCGGTCGGCCATCTACGCCGGCATGGGGCTCACCTTCATTGCCGTCGCCTACGCGGCGTGGGTGGTGGCGGCGGCGTTGATCCGGGGCATCGACGCACCCGGGTACACCACGATCATCGTCAGTGTCATCGGGCTGGGTGGCATCCAGATGATGATCCTGGGGGTGATCGGCGAGTACATCGGCCGGATCTACTACGAGACGAAACGCCGACCGCACTATCTCGTCATGGACGCCAGCCCACCCAGCGACGCCGCTCGCCCGGCCCCCGCTGCGGCGGCCAACGACGCCGAGCCGGGGCCGACCCGACCGGGTGGCCCACCCAGCCAACGCCGGCCACCCCCCACCCCCTGA
- the eccB gene encoding type VII secretion protein EccB: MQSRRDQVQAHMFTMSRLSAAMLRSAPDHPDQPTGRSLRGVLGGLALAFIVAVLVTIVSVLFPPAREVNWRINGAVVVDVSSGARYLYADGVLHPVTNLTSLRLILGSEPSVVAVERAALVGTPRGAPLGVIGAPERLPDPAGLSRSPWLACAGTVGRGTEAVPTFVLEVAASRSVQPLGADGTLVSAPDDSLHLLVGETRHLLDAGSGARESLGYGTAPVRPVPAEFLRLLPAGPDLTPPEVPQRGAGGPTLAGAPTRIGQLFSGPGGTAYLLTGDGLVPLTPTVLALLVGDPRTQDQAYDGATPQLVALGAQDIAEHRSTRPLGTRIEALPSVPPPLTDPAGDDLCASVSADQDQPALTLVTVAATGAPTTGTTGGGRPVLAPGLVPGCGRVDRVIVAGDTGVLLRTTPTASWYLVADNGAKYPLGEEGPAPELGFRGQPAAWLPGALVDLLPTGPVLDPDVYRDGGTGAAPHRPECD; this comes from the coding sequence GTGCAGTCCAGGCGCGACCAGGTCCAGGCGCACATGTTCACCATGAGCCGGCTGTCGGCGGCGATGCTGCGCTCGGCACCGGATCACCCAGACCAGCCGACCGGGCGGTCGCTGCGCGGCGTCCTCGGCGGACTGGCGCTCGCCTTCATCGTGGCGGTGCTGGTCACCATCGTCAGCGTGTTGTTCCCGCCGGCCCGCGAAGTCAACTGGCGGATCAACGGGGCGGTGGTGGTCGACGTCAGCTCGGGAGCCCGCTACCTGTACGCCGACGGCGTCCTGCATCCGGTGACGAATCTGACCAGCCTTCGACTGATCCTCGGCAGCGAGCCGTCGGTCGTGGCCGTGGAGCGGGCGGCGCTGGTCGGGACGCCACGGGGTGCCCCGCTGGGCGTCATCGGCGCCCCGGAACGGCTCCCGGACCCGGCCGGGTTGAGTCGCTCCCCCTGGCTGGCGTGTGCCGGGACGGTCGGCCGAGGCACCGAGGCGGTGCCGACGTTCGTGCTGGAGGTCGCGGCGAGCCGGTCGGTCCAGCCGCTAGGTGCCGATGGCACGTTGGTCAGCGCACCGGACGACAGCCTGCATCTGCTGGTCGGCGAGACCCGGCATCTACTCGACGCCGGCAGCGGGGCCCGTGAGTCCCTCGGGTACGGCACCGCACCGGTACGACCAGTGCCGGCCGAGTTCCTGCGGCTGCTGCCCGCCGGGCCGGATCTGACCCCGCCGGAGGTGCCGCAGCGCGGTGCGGGCGGACCGACGTTGGCCGGCGCGCCGACCCGGATCGGGCAGCTGTTCAGCGGGCCGGGCGGCACGGCCTACCTGTTGACCGGCGACGGTTTGGTGCCGCTCACACCGACGGTACTGGCGCTGCTGGTAGGTGACCCGCGCACCCAGGACCAGGCGTACGACGGGGCCACTCCGCAGCTGGTGGCGCTCGGTGCGCAGGACATCGCCGAGCACCGCTCGACGCGCCCGCTGGGTACCCGGATCGAGGCGCTCCCGTCGGTCCCGCCGCCGCTGACCGATCCGGCCGGTGACGATCTGTGCGCCAGTGTCTCCGCCGACCAGGACCAGCCGGCATTGACGCTGGTCACCGTGGCCGCGACCGGGGCACCAACGACCGGTACGACCGGCGGTGGACGGCCGGTGCTCGCTCCCGGCCTGGTGCCAGGCTGTGGCCGGGTCGATCGGGTCATCGTGGCCGGGGACACGGGCGTGCTGCTGCGGACCACCCCGACCGCCAGCTGGTATCTGGTCGCCGACAACGGTGCCAAGTACCCGCTGGGCGAGGAAGGGCCGGCCCCGGAACTGGGCTTCCGGGGCCAGCCCGCAGCCTGGCTACCAGGAGCGCTGGTCGACCTGCTGCCGACCGGCCCGGTGCTCGACCCGGACGTCTACCGCGATGGTGGTACGGGCGCGGCACCGCATCGCCCGGAGTGCGACTGA
- the aceB gene encoding malate synthase A, producing MSRTQVDPGSATAADTADVLTVDAVAFLADLHSRFAGRRADLLAARRRRRTEIARTGRLDLRPDTAQVRAGDWTVPPPPADLADRRVEITGPTERKMTINALNSGARVWLADLEDANTPHWANVIGGQRNLADAVRGTIELRTEAKTYRLGPGPRPTIVVRPRGWHLDERHLVFDGAPAVGALVDAGLHLFHNAAELLRRGSGPYLYLPKLESHEEAALWHDVFAHTESALDLPTGSIRVTVLIETITAAFEMDEILWALGPYAAGLNAGRWDYLFSIIKNFRDAGGQFVLPDRSAVTMTAPFMRAYTELLVATCHRRGAMAIGGMSAFIPNRRDAEATARAVDQVRADKQREAGDGFDGSWVAHPDLVPVCREVFDEFLGERSNQLDRQRPDVAVTADQLLDVAATGGAVTEAGLRGNVAVALRYLEAWLRGNGAVAINNLMEDAATAEISRSQIWQWIHNGVRLPDGTPVTAGLVRGIGDAELAVIRASCTETDWAASRFPAARALFDDVALSDDFVDFLTLPAYRLID from the coding sequence ATGTCCCGCACCCAGGTCGACCCGGGCTCGGCCACGGCAGCCGATACCGCAGACGTCCTCACCGTCGACGCGGTCGCCTTCCTCGCCGACCTGCACAGCCGGTTCGCCGGCCGCCGCGCCGACCTGCTCGCCGCCCGCCGGCGGCGGCGCACCGAGATCGCCCGCACCGGCCGGCTGGACCTGCGACCCGACACCGCGCAGGTGCGTGCCGGCGACTGGACCGTCCCGCCGCCCCCGGCCGACCTGGCCGATCGGCGGGTCGAGATCACCGGGCCCACCGAGCGCAAGATGACCATCAACGCGCTGAACTCCGGTGCCCGGGTCTGGCTGGCCGACCTGGAGGACGCCAACACCCCGCACTGGGCCAACGTCATCGGCGGGCAACGCAACCTCGCCGACGCCGTCCGGGGCACCATCGAACTGCGGACCGAGGCCAAGACCTACCGGCTCGGACCCGGGCCCCGCCCGACGATCGTGGTCCGTCCGCGCGGCTGGCATCTCGACGAACGACATCTCGTCTTCGACGGGGCCCCGGCGGTCGGCGCACTGGTCGACGCCGGGCTCCACCTGTTCCACAACGCCGCCGAACTGCTGCGCCGGGGCAGCGGGCCCTACCTCTACCTGCCGAAGCTGGAAAGCCACGAGGAAGCGGCGCTGTGGCACGACGTGTTCGCCCACACCGAGTCCGCTCTCGACCTGCCGACCGGCAGCATCCGGGTGACCGTGCTGATCGAGACGATCACCGCGGCCTTCGAGATGGACGAGATCCTCTGGGCGCTCGGCCCGTACGCCGCCGGGCTCAACGCCGGCCGGTGGGACTACCTGTTCAGCATCATCAAGAACTTCCGTGACGCCGGTGGGCAGTTCGTCCTGCCGGACCGGTCGGCGGTCACCATGACCGCGCCGTTCATGCGGGCCTACACCGAACTGCTGGTCGCCACCTGCCATCGGCGGGGCGCGATGGCGATCGGCGGCATGTCGGCGTTCATCCCCAACCGGCGTGACGCCGAGGCCACCGCCCGTGCCGTCGACCAGGTCCGGGCGGACAAACAGCGCGAGGCCGGCGACGGCTTCGACGGTTCCTGGGTGGCCCACCCCGACCTGGTACCGGTCTGCCGGGAAGTGTTCGACGAGTTCCTCGGCGAACGGTCCAACCAACTGGACCGGCAGCGGCCCGATGTCGCGGTCACCGCCGACCAGCTGCTCGACGTCGCCGCCACCGGCGGCGCCGTCACCGAAGCCGGGCTGCGCGGCAACGTCGCCGTCGCGCTGCGCTATCTGGAGGCCTGGTTGCGTGGCAACGGGGCGGTCGCGATCAACAACCTGATGGAGGACGCGGCCACCGCCGAGATCTCCCGGTCGCAGATCTGGCAATGGATCCACAACGGGGTACGCCTGCCCGACGGCACCCCGGTCACCGCCGGCCTGGTGCGGGGCATCGGCGACGCCGAACTAGCCGTAATCCGGGCTTCTTGCACCGAAACGGACTGGGCGGCCAGCCGTTTCCCGGCCGCCCGGGCGCTCTTCGACGACGTGGCGCTCAGTGACGACTTCGTCGACTTCCTCACTCTGCCGGCGTACCGGCTGATCGACTGA
- a CDS encoding 8-oxoguanine deaminase, with protein sequence MLVVTGAAIATVDPAGTEHRSGHLVVGDDGRIAAVGPGDVPAGLLEQLAGGDPGEVQRVDGTGCLATPGLVNTHHHLYQWATRGLAQQDTLFGWLTTLYPIWSRIDADTVHAAAAANLGWLALSGCTTSTDHHYVFPRDGGDLFAAEIAAAQRIGLRFHPCRGSMDLGRSAGGLPPDSTVEDTDAALAATEAAIDRWHDPSPESMLRVAVAPCSPFSVTPRLMREAAELARRRGVRLHTHLAETVDEEEYCQANHGCTPVQYAEQLGWLGTDVWLAHGVHLDDAAVARLGATGTGVAHCPSSNARLGAGTARVTDLLAAGVPVGLGVDGAASQEAGHLGEELRQALYAARLRGGPGALSARDALAMGTIGGARCLGRDAEIGSLEVGKLADVALWRLDGLGHAGITDPVAALVLGPPAPVELLLVGGRPVVRRAELRTADAVELAREAARTHDALLASAGTEQE encoded by the coding sequence ATGCTCGTCGTCACCGGTGCGGCCATCGCCACGGTCGACCCCGCCGGCACCGAACACCGCAGCGGCCACCTCGTCGTCGGCGACGACGGCCGGATCGCCGCCGTCGGCCCCGGCGACGTCCCCGCCGGTCTGCTGGAGCAGTTGGCCGGCGGCGACCCCGGCGAGGTCCAACGGGTCGACGGGACCGGCTGCCTGGCCACCCCCGGCCTGGTCAACACCCACCACCATCTGTACCAGTGGGCCACCCGGGGGCTCGCCCAGCAGGACACCCTGTTCGGCTGGCTGACCACCCTGTATCCGATCTGGTCGCGGATCGACGCCGACACGGTCCACGCCGCCGCGGCCGCCAACCTCGGCTGGCTGGCCCTGTCCGGCTGCACCACCAGCACCGACCACCACTACGTCTTCCCCCGCGACGGGGGCGACCTGTTCGCCGCCGAGATCGCCGCCGCGCAGCGGATCGGACTGCGGTTCCACCCCTGCCGTGGCTCGATGGACCTCGGCCGGTCGGCCGGCGGGCTGCCACCGGACTCGACGGTCGAGGACACCGACGCCGCGCTGGCCGCCACCGAGGCCGCCATCGACCGCTGGCACGACCCGTCGCCGGAGTCGATGCTGCGGGTCGCCGTCGCGCCCTGCTCACCGTTCTCGGTCACCCCCCGGCTGATGCGCGAGGCCGCCGAGCTGGCCCGCCGTCGCGGCGTACGGCTGCACACCCACCTCGCCGAGACCGTCGACGAGGAGGAGTACTGCCAGGCCAACCACGGCTGCACCCCGGTGCAGTACGCCGAACAGCTCGGCTGGCTCGGCACCGACGTGTGGCTGGCGCACGGCGTACACCTCGACGACGCAGCGGTGGCCCGCCTCGGTGCCACCGGCACCGGCGTCGCGCACTGTCCCAGCTCTAACGCCCGCCTCGGCGCCGGCACGGCCCGGGTCACCGATCTGCTCGCCGCCGGCGTCCCGGTCGGACTCGGCGTCGACGGCGCCGCCAGTCAGGAAGCCGGCCACCTCGGCGAAGAGCTGCGTCAGGCGCTGTACGCGGCCCGGCTGCGCGGCGGTCCGGGGGCGTTGTCGGCCCGCGACGCACTCGCCATGGGCACCATCGGCGGTGCCCGCTGCCTCGGCCGCGACGCCGAGATCGGCTCCCTGGAGGTCGGCAAACTGGCCGACGTCGCCCTGTGGCGACTCGACGGACTCGGCCACGCCGGCATCACCGATCCGGTCGCCGCACTGGTGCTCGGCCCGCCCGCCCCGGTGGAGCTGCTGCTGGTCGGTGGCCGCCCGGTGGTGCGACGGGCCGAGCTGCGTACCGCCGACGCGGTCGAGCTGGCCCGCGAGGCCGCCCGTACCCACGACGCCCTGCTGGCCTCGGCCGGTACCGAACAGGAGTGA
- the allB gene encoding allantoinase AllB, with translation MSVDLVLRSRRTVLPDGERPAAVVVGDGRIVAIVGYRDQVPAVVDNDLGDVALLPGLVDTHVHVNEPGRTEWEGFATATLAAAAGGVTTIVDMPLNSLPPTVDPAALAVKRAAADGRCHVDVGFWGGAIPGNRHELPGLYDAGVFGFKAFLADSGVPEFPPLDPGELAAAFAAVPALFVVHAEQPDQLCSATSSTRYADFLASRPPAAEIEAVSAAIATARATGARMHILHLSAAGAVPLLAAARDQGLPVSAETCPHYLTLTAEEIPDGATEFKCCPPIRGRDNQDALWSALADGTLTCVVSDHSPCLPALKTPDTGDFATAWGGIASVQLGLPAVWTEADRRGFTLADVVRWMAQAPAELVGLTAKGRLAVGADADLVAFDPTASYHVDPGRLRQRHPVTPYAGRRLTGIVRATWLRGAPVTIDEPRGRLLVRGTDDK, from the coding sequence ATGTCCGTTGACCTGGTGCTGCGGTCGCGCCGTACGGTGCTGCCCGACGGCGAACGACCGGCGGCCGTCGTGGTCGGCGACGGCCGGATCGTCGCGATCGTCGGCTACCGCGACCAGGTGCCGGCGGTCGTCGACAACGACCTCGGCGACGTCGCGCTGCTGCCCGGCCTCGTCGACACCCACGTGCACGTCAACGAACCCGGCCGTACCGAATGGGAAGGCTTCGCCACCGCGACCCTCGCGGCGGCCGCCGGCGGGGTCACCACCATCGTCGACATGCCGCTGAACAGCCTGCCGCCGACCGTCGACCCGGCGGCGTTGGCTGTCAAGCGCGCCGCCGCCGACGGACGCTGTCACGTCGACGTCGGTTTCTGGGGTGGCGCGATTCCCGGCAACCGGCACGAGCTTCCCGGCCTGTACGACGCCGGCGTCTTCGGTTTCAAGGCCTTCCTGGCCGACTCCGGGGTGCCGGAGTTCCCGCCGTTGGACCCCGGGGAGCTCGCGGCCGCGTTCGCCGCCGTACCCGCGCTGTTCGTCGTGCACGCCGAACAACCCGACCAGCTCTGCTCCGCCACCTCGTCTACCCGCTACGCCGACTTCCTGGCCAGCCGGCCACCGGCCGCCGAGATCGAGGCCGTCTCGGCGGCGATCGCCACCGCCCGCGCCACCGGCGCCCGGATGCACATCCTGCACCTGTCCGCCGCCGGAGCGGTGCCGCTGCTGGCCGCCGCCCGCGACCAGGGCCTGCCGGTCAGCGCCGAGACCTGCCCGCACTACCTGACCCTGACCGCCGAGGAGATCCCCGACGGCGCGACCGAGTTCAAGTGCTGTCCGCCGATCCGGGGCCGCGACAACCAGGACGCCCTCTGGTCGGCGCTCGCCGACGGCACCCTCACCTGTGTCGTCTCCGACCACTCACCCTGCCTGCCGGCGCTGAAGACCCCCGACACCGGGGACTTCGCCACCGCCTGGGGCGGCATCGCCTCCGTACAACTGGGGCTGCCGGCGGTCTGGACCGAGGCCGACCGCCGAGGCTTCACCCTCGCCGACGTGGTGCGCTGGATGGCGCAGGCCCCGGCGGAACTGGTCGGACTCACCGCCAAGGGCCGGCTCGCCGTCGGCGCCGACGCCGACCTGGTCGCGTTCGACCCGACTGCGAGCTACCACGTCGACCCGGGCCGGCTGCGCCAACGGCACCCGGTCACCCCGTACGCCGGACGACGCCTGACCGGCATCGTCCGGGCAACCTGGCTGCGCGGCGCACCCGTCACCATCGATGAGCCGCGCGGCCGCCTGCTGGTGAGAGGAACAGATGACAAGTAG
- a CDS encoding DUF6986 family protein: MARLAPADYAAIDDRLAPVDAALAARYPGEPAGRQPVHTVYVPADRITVDLVPAWGAAALTALDEHPPAPFPAELDQRVRAKLASQPIEDLRIDVEDGYGVRDDATEDADLRAAAHALTAARAAGTASPWVGMRIKCLEAATRRRALRSLDLFLDACGGPPDGFVITLPKVSHPAQVAAMVDICARLEQAYGLADRALTFEIQIETPAAVLAADGTATVARLIGESAGRCTGLHFGTYDYGTGCGVAADYLSMDHPSSDHAKAIMQVAAAGTGVRLSDGSTNILPVGDTAAVQAAWRRHTHLVRRSLERGFYQGWDLHPGHLPTRFAATYAFYRDGRAATTARLGTYLARRAGGILDEPATARALARFLLRGLDCGALDPAEAGFARRELVALAHPASGLGADPRTLSGEERPNVR; this comes from the coding sequence ATGGCCAGGCTGGCCCCGGCGGACTACGCCGCGATCGACGACCGGCTCGCCCCCGTCGACGCGGCCCTGGCCGCCCGCTACCCGGGAGAGCCGGCCGGGCGTCAACCGGTGCACACCGTCTACGTGCCCGCCGACCGGATCACCGTCGACCTGGTGCCGGCCTGGGGGGCGGCCGCGTTGACGGCGCTGGACGAGCATCCGCCGGCTCCGTTCCCGGCCGAACTCGATCAACGGGTCCGGGCCAAGCTGGCCAGCCAGCCGATCGAAGACCTGCGCATCGACGTCGAGGACGGCTACGGGGTCCGCGACGACGCCACCGAGGACGCCGACCTGCGGGCGGCGGCGCACGCGCTGACCGCCGCCCGCGCCGCCGGCACCGCCTCGCCCTGGGTGGGGATGCGGATCAAATGCCTGGAGGCGGCCACCCGCCGACGCGCCCTGCGCAGCCTCGACCTGTTCCTGGACGCCTGCGGCGGACCACCCGACGGCTTCGTGATCACCCTGCCGAAGGTCAGCCACCCGGCGCAGGTCGCCGCGATGGTCGACATCTGTGCCCGGCTGGAACAGGCGTACGGGCTGGCCGACCGGGCACTCACCTTCGAGATCCAGATCGAGACGCCGGCGGCGGTGCTGGCGGCCGACGGCACCGCGACCGTCGCCCGACTGATCGGTGAATCCGCCGGCCGCTGCACCGGGCTGCACTTCGGCACCTACGACTACGGAACCGGATGCGGGGTCGCCGCCGATTATCTGAGTATGGACCATCCAAGTTCCGACCACGCCAAGGCGATCATGCAGGTGGCCGCAGCCGGCACCGGCGTCCGGCTCAGCGACGGCTCGACCAACATCCTGCCGGTCGGCGACACCGCCGCCGTACAGGCTGCCTGGCGCCGGCACACCCACCTGGTCCGCCGTTCCCTGGAACGCGGCTTCTACCAGGGCTGGGACCTGCACCCAGGACACCTACCCACCCGGTTCGCCGCCACCTACGCCTTCTACCGCGACGGGCGGGCGGCGACCACGGCGCGCCTGGGCACCTACCTGGCGCGGCGGGCCGGCGGCATCCTCGACGAACCGGCGACCGCCCGGGCCCTGGCCCGGTTCCTGCTGCGGGGACTCGACTGTGGCGCCCTCGACCCGGCCGAGGCGGGGTTCGCCCGCCGGGAACTGGTCGCGCTGGCCCATCCGGCGTCCGGGCTCGGCGCCGACCCGCGCACCCTCTCCGGTGAGGAGCGGCCCAATGTCCGTTGA